One window of the Prionailurus bengalensis isolate Pbe53 chromosome E1, Fcat_Pben_1.1_paternal_pri, whole genome shotgun sequence genome contains the following:
- the CORO6 gene encoding coronin-6 isoform X3, whose protein sequence is MSRRVVRQSKFRHVFGQAAKADQSYEDIRVSKVTWDSSFCAVNPKFLAIIVEAGGGGAFIVLPLAKTGRVDKNYPLVTGHTAPVLDIDWCPHNDNVIASASDDTTVMVWQIPDYTPMRNITEPIITLEGHSKRVGILCWHPTARNVLLSAGGDNVIIIWNVGTGEVLLSLDDMHPDVIHSVCWNSNGSLLATTCKDKTLRIIDPRKGQVVAERFAAHEGMRPMRAVFTRQGHIFTTGFTRMSQRELGLWDPNNFEEPVALQEMDTSNGVLLPFYDPDSSIVYLCGKGDSSIRYFEITDEPPFVHYLNTFSSKEPQRGMGFMPKRGLEVNKCEIARFYKLHERKCEPIIMTVPRKSDLFQDDLYPDTPGPEPALEADEWLSGQDAEPVLISLRDGYIPPKHRELRVTKRNILDVRPPSGPRRSQSASDAPLSQQHTLETLLEEIKALREQVQAQEQRITALENMLCELVDGTD, encoded by the exons ATGAGCCGGCGTGTGGTTCGGCAGAGCAAGTTCCGCCATGTGTTTGGGCAGGCAGCAAAGGCTGACCAGTCCTACGAGGATATCCGTGTGTCCAAGGTCACGTGGGACAGCTCCTTCTGTGCTGTCAACCCCAAATTCCTGGCCATTATTGTGGAGGCTGGAGGTGGAGGTGCCTTCATTGTCCTGCCTCTGGCCAAG ACAGGACGAGTGGATAAGAACTACCCTCTGGTCACTGGGCACACTGCTCCAGTGCTGGACATCGACTGGTGCCCACATAATGACAACGTCATCGCCAGTGCCTCAGACGACACCACGGTCATG GTGTGGCAAATTCCAGACTATACCCCTATGCGCAACATCACAGAACCCATCATTACACTCGAGGGCCACTCCAAACGTGTGGGCATCCTCTGCTGGCACCCTACTGCCCGGAATGTTCTGCTCAGTGCAG GTGGTGACAATGTGATCATCATCTGGAATGTGGGCACTGGGGAGGTGCTCCTGAGTCTAGATGACATGCACCCGGACGTCATCCACAGTGTTTGCTGGAACAGCAATGGTAGCCTGCTAGCCACAACCTGCAAGGACAAGACCCTGCGCATTATAGACCCCCGCAAGGGCCAGGTGGTGGCG gagAGGTTTGCGGCCCACGAGGGAATGAGGCCCATGCGGGCCGTCTTCACGCGCCAGGGTCATATCTTCACCACGGGCTTCACCCGCATGAGCCAGCGAGAGCTGGGCCTGTGGGACCCG AACAATTTCGAGGAACCAGTGGCACTGCAGGAGATGGACACAAGCAACGGGGTCCTACTGCCCTTCTACGATCCCGACTCCAGCATCGTCTACCTATGCGGCAAG GGCGACAGCAGCATTCGGTACTTTGAGATTACAGACGAACCACCTTTCGTGCATTACCTGAACACGTTCAGCAGCAAGGAGCCTCAGAGGGGCATGGGTTTCATGCCCAAGCGGGGACTGGAAGTCAACAAGTGTGAGATCGCCCG GTTCTACAAGTTGCACGAAAGAAAATGTGAGCCCATCATCATGACTGTGCCCCGCAAG TCAGACTTGTTCCAGGACGATCTATACCCAGATACGCCTGGCCCTGAGCCAGCCCTAGAAGCTGACGAATGGCTATCTGGCCAGGACGCGGAACCCGTGCTCATCTCGTTGAGGGACGGTTACATACCTCCCAAGCACCGCGAGCTTCGGGTCACCAAGCGCAATATTCTGGACGTGCGCCCTCCCTCGGGCCCCCGCCGCAGCCAGTCGGCCAGCGATGCCCCATTGTCG CAGCAGCACACTCTAGAGACGCTGCTGGAGGAGATCAAAGCCCTTCGTGAGCAGGTGCAGGCCCAGGAGCAGCGCATCACGGCTCTGGAGAACATGCTGTGCGAGCTGGTGGACGGCACGGACTAG
- the CORO6 gene encoding coronin-6 isoform X1, producing MSRRVVRQSKFRHVFGQAAKADQSYEDIRVSKVTWDSSFCAVNPKFLAIIVEAGGGGAFIVLPLAKTGRVDKNYPLVTGHTAPVLDIDWCPHNDNVIASASDDTTVMVWQIPDYTPMRNITEPIITLEGHSKRVGILCWHPTARNVLLSAGGDNVIIIWNVGTGEVLLSLDDMHPDVIHSVCWNSNGSLLATTCKDKTLRIIDPRKGQVVAERFAAHEGMRPMRAVFTRQGHIFTTGFTRMSQRELGLWDPNNFEEPVALQEMDTSNGVLLPFYDPDSSIVYLCGKGDSSIRYFEITDEPPFVHYLNTFSSKEPQRGMGFMPKRGLEVNKCEIARFYKLHERKCEPIIMTVPRKSDLFQDDLYPDTPGPEPALEADEWLSGQDAEPVLISLRDGYIPPKHRELRVTKRNILDVRPPSGPRRSQSASDAPLSQQHTLETLLEEIKALREQVQAQEQRITALENMLGEGGFLTAPPPEN from the exons ATGAGCCGGCGTGTGGTTCGGCAGAGCAAGTTCCGCCATGTGTTTGGGCAGGCAGCAAAGGCTGACCAGTCCTACGAGGATATCCGTGTGTCCAAGGTCACGTGGGACAGCTCCTTCTGTGCTGTCAACCCCAAATTCCTGGCCATTATTGTGGAGGCTGGAGGTGGAGGTGCCTTCATTGTCCTGCCTCTGGCCAAG ACAGGACGAGTGGATAAGAACTACCCTCTGGTCACTGGGCACACTGCTCCAGTGCTGGACATCGACTGGTGCCCACATAATGACAACGTCATCGCCAGTGCCTCAGACGACACCACGGTCATG GTGTGGCAAATTCCAGACTATACCCCTATGCGCAACATCACAGAACCCATCATTACACTCGAGGGCCACTCCAAACGTGTGGGCATCCTCTGCTGGCACCCTACTGCCCGGAATGTTCTGCTCAGTGCAG GTGGTGACAATGTGATCATCATCTGGAATGTGGGCACTGGGGAGGTGCTCCTGAGTCTAGATGACATGCACCCGGACGTCATCCACAGTGTTTGCTGGAACAGCAATGGTAGCCTGCTAGCCACAACCTGCAAGGACAAGACCCTGCGCATTATAGACCCCCGCAAGGGCCAGGTGGTGGCG gagAGGTTTGCGGCCCACGAGGGAATGAGGCCCATGCGGGCCGTCTTCACGCGCCAGGGTCATATCTTCACCACGGGCTTCACCCGCATGAGCCAGCGAGAGCTGGGCCTGTGGGACCCG AACAATTTCGAGGAACCAGTGGCACTGCAGGAGATGGACACAAGCAACGGGGTCCTACTGCCCTTCTACGATCCCGACTCCAGCATCGTCTACCTATGCGGCAAG GGCGACAGCAGCATTCGGTACTTTGAGATTACAGACGAACCACCTTTCGTGCATTACCTGAACACGTTCAGCAGCAAGGAGCCTCAGAGGGGCATGGGTTTCATGCCCAAGCGGGGACTGGAAGTCAACAAGTGTGAGATCGCCCG GTTCTACAAGTTGCACGAAAGAAAATGTGAGCCCATCATCATGACTGTGCCCCGCAAG TCAGACTTGTTCCAGGACGATCTATACCCAGATACGCCTGGCCCTGAGCCAGCCCTAGAAGCTGACGAATGGCTATCTGGCCAGGACGCGGAACCCGTGCTCATCTCGTTGAGGGACGGTTACATACCTCCCAAGCACCGCGAGCTTCGGGTCACCAAGCGCAATATTCTGGACGTGCGCCCTCCCTCGGGCCCCCGCCGCAGCCAGTCGGCCAGCGATGCCCCATTGTCG CAGCAGCACACTCTAGAGACGCTGCTGGAGGAGATCAAAGCCCTTCGTGAGCAGGTGCAGGCCCAGGAGCAGCGCATCACGGCTCTGGAGAACATGCT GGGAGAGGGCGGCTTCCTCACTGCACCCCCGCCGGAGAACTAA
- the CORO6 gene encoding coronin-6 isoform X2, translated as MSRRVVRQSKFRHVFGQAAKADQSYEDIRVSKVTWDSSFCAVNPKFLAIIVEAGGGGAFIVLPLAKTGRVDKNYPLVTGHTAPVLDIDWCPHNDNVIASASDDTTVMVWQIPDYTPMRNITEPIITLEGHSKRVGILCWHPTARNVLLSAGGDNVIIIWNVGTGEVLLSLDDMHPDVIHSVCWNSNGSLLATTCKDKTLRIIDPRKGQVVAERFAAHEGMRPMRAVFTRQGHIFTTGFTRMSQRELGLWDPNNFEEPVALQEMDTSNGVLLPFYDPDSSIVYLCGKGDSSIRYFEITDEPPFVHYLNTFSSKEPQRGMGFMPKRGLEVNKCEIARFYKLHERKCEPIIMTVPRKSDLFQDDLYPDTPGPEPALEADEWLSGQDAEPVLISLRDGYIPPKHRELRVTKRNILDVRPPSGPRRSQSASDAPLSQHTLETLLEEIKALREQVQAQEQRITALENMLGEGGFLTAPPPEN; from the exons ATGAGCCGGCGTGTGGTTCGGCAGAGCAAGTTCCGCCATGTGTTTGGGCAGGCAGCAAAGGCTGACCAGTCCTACGAGGATATCCGTGTGTCCAAGGTCACGTGGGACAGCTCCTTCTGTGCTGTCAACCCCAAATTCCTGGCCATTATTGTGGAGGCTGGAGGTGGAGGTGCCTTCATTGTCCTGCCTCTGGCCAAG ACAGGACGAGTGGATAAGAACTACCCTCTGGTCACTGGGCACACTGCTCCAGTGCTGGACATCGACTGGTGCCCACATAATGACAACGTCATCGCCAGTGCCTCAGACGACACCACGGTCATG GTGTGGCAAATTCCAGACTATACCCCTATGCGCAACATCACAGAACCCATCATTACACTCGAGGGCCACTCCAAACGTGTGGGCATCCTCTGCTGGCACCCTACTGCCCGGAATGTTCTGCTCAGTGCAG GTGGTGACAATGTGATCATCATCTGGAATGTGGGCACTGGGGAGGTGCTCCTGAGTCTAGATGACATGCACCCGGACGTCATCCACAGTGTTTGCTGGAACAGCAATGGTAGCCTGCTAGCCACAACCTGCAAGGACAAGACCCTGCGCATTATAGACCCCCGCAAGGGCCAGGTGGTGGCG gagAGGTTTGCGGCCCACGAGGGAATGAGGCCCATGCGGGCCGTCTTCACGCGCCAGGGTCATATCTTCACCACGGGCTTCACCCGCATGAGCCAGCGAGAGCTGGGCCTGTGGGACCCG AACAATTTCGAGGAACCAGTGGCACTGCAGGAGATGGACACAAGCAACGGGGTCCTACTGCCCTTCTACGATCCCGACTCCAGCATCGTCTACCTATGCGGCAAG GGCGACAGCAGCATTCGGTACTTTGAGATTACAGACGAACCACCTTTCGTGCATTACCTGAACACGTTCAGCAGCAAGGAGCCTCAGAGGGGCATGGGTTTCATGCCCAAGCGGGGACTGGAAGTCAACAAGTGTGAGATCGCCCG GTTCTACAAGTTGCACGAAAGAAAATGTGAGCCCATCATCATGACTGTGCCCCGCAAG TCAGACTTGTTCCAGGACGATCTATACCCAGATACGCCTGGCCCTGAGCCAGCCCTAGAAGCTGACGAATGGCTATCTGGCCAGGACGCGGAACCCGTGCTCATCTCGTTGAGGGACGGTTACATACCTCCCAAGCACCGCGAGCTTCGGGTCACCAAGCGCAATATTCTGGACGTGCGCCCTCCCTCGGGCCCCCGCCGCAGCCAGTCGGCCAGCGATGCCCCATTGTCG CAGCACACTCTAGAGACGCTGCTGGAGGAGATCAAAGCCCTTCGTGAGCAGGTGCAGGCCCAGGAGCAGCGCATCACGGCTCTGGAGAACATGCT GGGAGAGGGCGGCTTCCTCACTGCACCCCCGCCGGAGAACTAA
- the CORO6 gene encoding coronin-6 isoform X4, producing the protein MSRRVVRQSKFRHVFGQAAKADQSYEDIRVSKVTWDSSFCAVNPKFLAIIVEAGGGGAFIVLPLAKTGRVDKNYPLVTGHTAPVLDIDWCPHNDNVIASASDDTTVMVWQIPDYTPMRNITEPIITLEGHSKRVGILCWHPTARNVLLSAGGDNVIIIWNVGTGEVLLSLDDMHPDVIHSVCWNSNGSLLATTCKDKTLRIIDPRKGQVVAERFAAHEGMRPMRAVFTRQGHIFTTGFTRMSQRELGLWDPNNFEEPVALQEMDTSNGVLLPFYDPDSSIVYLCGKGDSSIRYFEITDEPPFVHYLNTFSSKEPQRGMGFMPKRGLEVNKCEIARFYKLHERKCEPIIMTVPRKSDLFQDDLYPDTPGPEPALEADEWLSGQDAEPVLISLRDGYIPPKHRELRVTKRNILDVRPPSGPRRSQSASDAPLSQHTLETLLEEIKALREQVQAQEQRITALENMLCELVDGTD; encoded by the exons ATGAGCCGGCGTGTGGTTCGGCAGAGCAAGTTCCGCCATGTGTTTGGGCAGGCAGCAAAGGCTGACCAGTCCTACGAGGATATCCGTGTGTCCAAGGTCACGTGGGACAGCTCCTTCTGTGCTGTCAACCCCAAATTCCTGGCCATTATTGTGGAGGCTGGAGGTGGAGGTGCCTTCATTGTCCTGCCTCTGGCCAAG ACAGGACGAGTGGATAAGAACTACCCTCTGGTCACTGGGCACACTGCTCCAGTGCTGGACATCGACTGGTGCCCACATAATGACAACGTCATCGCCAGTGCCTCAGACGACACCACGGTCATG GTGTGGCAAATTCCAGACTATACCCCTATGCGCAACATCACAGAACCCATCATTACACTCGAGGGCCACTCCAAACGTGTGGGCATCCTCTGCTGGCACCCTACTGCCCGGAATGTTCTGCTCAGTGCAG GTGGTGACAATGTGATCATCATCTGGAATGTGGGCACTGGGGAGGTGCTCCTGAGTCTAGATGACATGCACCCGGACGTCATCCACAGTGTTTGCTGGAACAGCAATGGTAGCCTGCTAGCCACAACCTGCAAGGACAAGACCCTGCGCATTATAGACCCCCGCAAGGGCCAGGTGGTGGCG gagAGGTTTGCGGCCCACGAGGGAATGAGGCCCATGCGGGCCGTCTTCACGCGCCAGGGTCATATCTTCACCACGGGCTTCACCCGCATGAGCCAGCGAGAGCTGGGCCTGTGGGACCCG AACAATTTCGAGGAACCAGTGGCACTGCAGGAGATGGACACAAGCAACGGGGTCCTACTGCCCTTCTACGATCCCGACTCCAGCATCGTCTACCTATGCGGCAAG GGCGACAGCAGCATTCGGTACTTTGAGATTACAGACGAACCACCTTTCGTGCATTACCTGAACACGTTCAGCAGCAAGGAGCCTCAGAGGGGCATGGGTTTCATGCCCAAGCGGGGACTGGAAGTCAACAAGTGTGAGATCGCCCG GTTCTACAAGTTGCACGAAAGAAAATGTGAGCCCATCATCATGACTGTGCCCCGCAAG TCAGACTTGTTCCAGGACGATCTATACCCAGATACGCCTGGCCCTGAGCCAGCCCTAGAAGCTGACGAATGGCTATCTGGCCAGGACGCGGAACCCGTGCTCATCTCGTTGAGGGACGGTTACATACCTCCCAAGCACCGCGAGCTTCGGGTCACCAAGCGCAATATTCTGGACGTGCGCCCTCCCTCGGGCCCCCGCCGCAGCCAGTCGGCCAGCGATGCCCCATTGTCG CAGCACACTCTAGAGACGCTGCTGGAGGAGATCAAAGCCCTTCGTGAGCAGGTGCAGGCCCAGGAGCAGCGCATCACGGCTCTGGAGAACATGCTGTGCGAGCTGGTGGACGGCACGGACTAG
- the CORO6 gene encoding coronin-6 isoform X5: MPSPWGWFAVTACGAGVYVRNNFEEPVALQEMDTSNGVLLPFYDPDSSIVYLCGKGDSSIRYFEITDEPPFVHYLNTFSSKEPQRGMGFMPKRGLEVNKCEIARFYKLHERKCEPIIMTVPRKSDLFQDDLYPDTPGPEPALEADEWLSGQDAEPVLISLRDGYIPPKHRELRVTKRNILDVRPPSGPRRSQSASDAPLSQHTLETLLEEIKALREQVQAQEQRITALENMLCELVDGTD; encoded by the exons ATGCCGAGTCCCTGGGGGTGGTTTGCGGTGACTGCATGCGGCGCAGGGGTATATGTGCGg AACAATTTCGAGGAACCAGTGGCACTGCAGGAGATGGACACAAGCAACGGGGTCCTACTGCCCTTCTACGATCCCGACTCCAGCATCGTCTACCTATGCGGCAAG GGCGACAGCAGCATTCGGTACTTTGAGATTACAGACGAACCACCTTTCGTGCATTACCTGAACACGTTCAGCAGCAAGGAGCCTCAGAGGGGCATGGGTTTCATGCCCAAGCGGGGACTGGAAGTCAACAAGTGTGAGATCGCCCG GTTCTACAAGTTGCACGAAAGAAAATGTGAGCCCATCATCATGACTGTGCCCCGCAAG TCAGACTTGTTCCAGGACGATCTATACCCAGATACGCCTGGCCCTGAGCCAGCCCTAGAAGCTGACGAATGGCTATCTGGCCAGGACGCGGAACCCGTGCTCATCTCGTTGAGGGACGGTTACATACCTCCCAAGCACCGCGAGCTTCGGGTCACCAAGCGCAATATTCTGGACGTGCGCCCTCCCTCGGGCCCCCGCCGCAGCCAGTCGGCCAGCGATGCCCCATTGTCG CAGCACACTCTAGAGACGCTGCTGGAGGAGATCAAAGCCCTTCGTGAGCAGGTGCAGGCCCAGGAGCAGCGCATCACGGCTCTGGAGAACATGCTGTGCGAGCTGGTGGACGGCACGGACTAG